The proteins below are encoded in one region of Triticum aestivum cultivar Chinese Spring chromosome 1B, IWGSC CS RefSeq v2.1, whole genome shotgun sequence:
- the LOC123091927 gene encoding VAN3-binding protein-like, producing the protein MEHFRRGVEFGTAPFQRCHSLSCQMAENTQIDAQKAGIRRKEKSSMRRPKGEEMPVIPEQAMEFLSRTWNPSSSDLFQILTPSCLGASGQDHHGEGETKEDGDGDKEVDEVRIDGGKSQLFSQIQTWRVLASGKPGSKQRKTKLNQPIWLNVGQMKALLRGYFLDNVSITGSRRRRRRDELRLYSAQAHAAVSVAQLAAAIAGVVSACDLRGDKKLGAVLASAAALVATVCAEAAESAGANRPRVTSAVKTGLESRSPAELLTLTATAATCLRGAAALKLRAADVRGISTGANGNANANANSMAMSISASIQKGIALRVCLPCGKVRVRTVSVFPRRGGGAVALRLGTKRLRGAFATYDDQELLGVSTGGSGEAVVDGRRCFAVALSTSAGTVQLLLEDQTHCKVWKAAIEGMLSDANLKHAK; encoded by the exons ATGGAGCATTTCAGGAGAGGAGTGGAGTTTGGGACGGCCCCCTTCCAGAGATGCCACTCCTTGTCCTGTCAAATG GCAGAGAACACGCAGATCGATGCGCAGAAGGCGGGCATCCGTCGCAAGGAAAAGTCGTCGATGCGACGCCCGAAAGGCGAAGAGATGCCCGTGATCCCTGAGCAGGCGATGGAGTTCCTCTCTCGGACATGGAACCCCTCCTCCTCGGATCTCTTCCAAATACTCACCCCCAGT TGCCTAGGAGCATCGGGACAAGACCATCATGGAGAAGGCGAGACGAAGGAAGACGGAGACGGAGACAAAGAAGTGGATGAGGTTCGGATCGATGGCGGTAAAAGCCAATTGTTCAGTCAGATTCAGACGTGG AGAGTTCTGGCCAGTGGGAAGCCTGGCTCCAAGCAGCGCAAGACTAAGCTGAACCAGCCTATATGG CTGAACGTTGGACAGATGAAGGCGCTCCTGCGCGGCTACTTCCTGGACAACGTCTCCATCACcgggagccggaggcggcggcggcgggacgagcTCCGGCTGTACTCGGCGCAGGCCCACGCGGCCGTCTCGGTGGCGCAGCTCGCCGCGGCCATCGCCGGCGTCGTGTCGGCGTGCGACCTGCGAGGGGACAAGAAGCTGGGCGCGGTgctcgcgtccgccgccgcgctcgtGGCCACCGTCTGCGCGGAGGCCGCCGAGTCCGCCGGCGCCAACCGGCCCCGCGTGACCTCCGCCGTCAAGACCGGCCTCGAGAGCCGCTCCCCCGCCGAGCTCCTCACGctgaccgccaccgccgccacgtgcCTCCGGGGAGCCGCCGCGCTGAAGCTCAGGGCCGCGGACGTCAGAGGGATCAGCACCGGCGCCAATGGCAACGCCAACGCCAACGCCAACTCGATGGCCATGAGCATCAGCGCCAGCATCCAGAAAGGCATCGCCCTCAGGGTCTGCCTACCCTGCG GGAAGGTACGGGTGAGGACGGTGTCCGTCTTcccccggcgcggcggcggcgcggtggcgctgAGGCTGGGGACGAAGCGGCTGCGCGGCGCCTTCGCCACCTACGACGACC AAGAGCTACTCGGGGTATCGAcaggcggcagcggcgaggcggtGGTCGACGGCCGGAGGTGCTTTGCGGTGGCCCTGAGCACGTCGGCCGGGACGGTGCAGCTGCTGCTGGAGGACCAGACGCACTGCAAGGTCTGGAAGGCCGCCATTGAAGGCATGCTGTCCGATGCAAACCTCAAGCACGCGAAGTGA